One genomic segment of Ricinus communis isolate WT05 ecotype wild-type chromosome 5, ASM1957865v1, whole genome shotgun sequence includes these proteins:
- the LOC8280441 gene encoding receptor protein kinase TMK1: MEKRVYIKFKSLLIFLSGFCSFFVNVSCQGSPSEDAPVMFALRKSLNVPDSLGWSDPDPCNWKHVTCSDEKRVTRIQIGRQNLEGTLPSNLQNLTQLERLELQWNSISGPLPTLKGLASLLVVMLSGNQFTSIPSDFFTGLSSLQSVEIDDNPFSTWVIPESIKDASALQNFSANSANLSGSIPDFFGPDSFPGLTILHLALNELQGGLPGTFSGSQIQSLWLNGQTSKGKLTGGIDVIKNMTLLKDVWLHSNGFSGPLPDFSGLKDLEVLSIRDNSFTGPIPLSLTALASLKAVNLSNNLFQGPMPVFKRLVSVDLTADSNSFCLPSPGDCDSRVKTLLLIAKSVGYPQRFAESWKGNDPCADWVGITCTGGNITVVNFQKMGLTGTVAPEFAMLLSLQRLVLDNNNLTGSIPQELTTLPALKQLDVSNNQISGKIPTFKSNVVMNTNGNPDIGKDVNTSTTPGSPSGATMAGTGSGSGNSGNGGKKSSSNIGVILFSVIGGVFVISLIGLLIFCIYKKKQKRFSKVQSPNAMVIHPRHSGSDNESVKITVAGSSVSVGAISETHTFPASEQGDIQMVESGNMVISIQVLRNVTNNFSEDNLLGQGGFGKVYKGELHDGTKIAVKRMESGVISGKGLAEFKSEIAVLNKVRHRHLVALLGYCLDGNEKLLVYEFMPQGALSRHLFHWADDGLKPLEWTRRLIIALDVARGVEYLHGLAHQSFIHRDLKPSNILLGDDMRAKVADFGLVRLAPDGKGSIETRIAGTFGYLAPEYAVTGRVTTKVDVFSFGVILMELITGRKALDDSQPEESMHLVTWFRRVHINKDSFRKAIDPAIDVDEETLASVSTVAELAGHCCAREPYQRPDMGHAVNVLSSLVELWKPSDQYPEDVYGIDLDLSLPQVVKKWQAFEGMSNMESPSTFYSRSIDNTQTSIPAVPGGFGASFTSADGR, from the exons ATGGAGAAGAGAGTTTACATCAAGTTCAAATCTTTACTCATTTTTCTATCTGGGTTTTGTTCGTTCTTTGTAAATGTAAGTTGTCAAGGAAGCCCTAGTGAAGATGCTCCAGTTATGTTTGCACTCAGGAAAAGTCTCAATGTACCTGATTCACTTGGCTGGTCTGACCCGGATCCTTGTAACTGGAAACATGTTACTTGTTCTGATGAAAAACGGGTTACCCGGATCCAAATTGGTAGGCAAAATCTTGAAGGTACACTTCCTTCTAATCTTCAAAACCTTACTCAACTTGAACGTTTAGAGCTTCAATGGAACAGCATTTCAGGTCCTTTACCTACTTTGAAAGGGTTAGCTTCACTTCTAGTTGTTATGTTAAGTGGTAATCAGTTTACTTCAATTCCTAGTGATTTTTTTACTGGTTTGTCTTCTCTGCAATCTGTTGAGATTGATGATAACCCGTTTTCTACATGGGTAATCCCGGAAAGTATTAAAGATGCTTCTGCTTTGCAAAATTTCTCTGCAAATTCTGCTAATTTATCTGGGTCAATTCCGGATTTTTTTGGCCCGGATTCTTTTCCGGGGTTAACGATTCTTCATTTGGCTTTGAATGAGCTTCAAGGTGGCTTGCCTGGTACCTTTTCTGGGTCACAAATTCAGTCTTTGTGGCTTAATGGGCAGACGAGTAAAGGCAAGCTTACAGGTGGTATTGATGTTATAAAGAACATGACTTTGTTGAAGGATGTTTGGTTGCACTCTAATGGGTTTTCGGGTCCTTTACCGGACTTCTCGGGTTTGAAAGATTTGGAGGTTTTGAGTATAAGGGATAATTCATTCACTGGTCCTATTCCTTTGTCTTTGACGGCTCTCGCGTCTTTGAAGGCTGTGAATTtgtcaaataatttatttcaagGACCAATGCCGGTATTTAAAAGGTTGGTTTCTGTGGATTTGACTGCGGATTCGAATAGTTTTTGTTTGCCAAGTCCCGGTGACTGCGATTCCAGGGTTAAGACATTGCTTCTGATTGCAAAATCTGTGGGTTACCCACAAAGGTTCGCTGAGAGTTGGAAAGGAAATGATCCTTGTGCTGATTGGGTTGGAATCACTTGTACTGGAGGGAACATTACTGTTGTCAACTTCCAAAAGATGGGTCTTACAGGAACAGTTGCACCTGAGTTTGCTATGCTTTTGTCGCTGCAAAGATTGGTTcttgataataataatctcaCTGGTTCAATTCCCCAGGAGCTTACTACCTTGCCTGCACTTAAGCAACTCGATGTGTCAAACAATCAAATTTCAGGGAAAATTCCAACTTTTAAGAGTAATGTGGTGATGAATACTAATGGTAATCCAGATATTGGGAAGGATGTCAATACTTCTACTACTCCAGGTTCACCATCAGGAGCTACGATGGCAGGTACAGGTTCCGGAAGTGGCAATTCTGGAAATGGTGGAAAGAAATCTTCCAGTAATATTGGAGTAATTTTGTTCTCTGTAATtgggggtgtatttgtgataAGCTTGATTGGTTTGTTGATTTTCTGCATTTataagaagaaacaaaagcGGTTTAGCAAAGTGCAAAGCCCAAATGCAATGGTGATCCATCCTCGCCATTCTGGATCCGATAATGAGAGTGTAAAGATAACGGTTGCTGGCTCAAGTGTTAGTGTGGGTGCAATTAGTGAGACCCATACTTTTCCTGCAAGCGAGCAAGGTGACATTCAAATGGTTGAATCAGGGAACATGGTAATTTCTATTCAAGTTTTAAGGAACGTCACAAACAATTTTAGCGAGGATAATCTATTAGGGCAAGGAGGGTTTGGAAAGGTCTATAAGGGCGAGTTGCATGATGGCACAAAGATTGCTGTCAAGAGAATGGAATCTGGGGTCATCAGTGGGAAGGGGCTAGCTGAGTTTAAATCAGAGATTGCTGTTTTGAATAAGGTTAGACACCGCCATCTTGTTGCTCTTCTTGGTTACTGCTTGGATGGCAATGAGAAACTTCTTGTATATGAATTCATGCCACAAGGGGCATTAAGTAGGCATCTTTTCCATTGGGCAGACGATGGATTAAAACCCCTAGAGTGGACAAGGAGGTTGATCATAGCCTTGGATGTGGCAAGGGGTGTTGAGTACTTGCATGGTTTGGCACATCAAAGTTTTATACATAGAGACTTGAAACCCTCAAACATTCTTCTTGGTGATGATATGAGGGCCAAGGTCGCAGATTTTGGTCTTGTGCGCCTTGCACCAGATGGTAAAGGTTCAATTGAGACTAGAATTGCTGGAACTTTTGGATACTTGGCACCAGAGTATGCAG TTACTGGTCGGGTGACAACTAAAGTTGATGTTTTCAGCTTTGGAGTGATACTGATGGAGCTGATAACCGGTAGAAAAGCTCTTGACGATAGCCAGCCCGAGGAAAGCATGCATCTTGTGACTTGGTTCCGCAGGGTGCACATAAACAAGGACTCTTTCCGCAAGGCCATTGACCCTGCAATTGATGTCGATGAGGAAACCCTTGCCAGTGTCAGCACCGTTGCTGAGCTAGCAGGTCACTGCTGCGCAAGGGAGCCATATCAAAGGCCAGACATGGGGCATGCTGTTAATGTATTATCTTCTCTGGTGGAGCTGTGGAAACCATCCGACCAATACCCCGAAGACGTATATGGCATTGATCTCGACTTGTCCTTGCCACAAGTAGTTAAGAAATGGCAAGCATTTGAAGGTATGAGCAATATGGAGTCTCCATCTACATTTTACAGCCGCAGCATAGACAATACCCAGACCAGTATACCTGCTGTGCCGGGTGGATTTGGCGCCTCGTTTACATCAGCAGATGGGAGATAA
- the LOC8280440 gene encoding U-box domain-containing protein 21 gives MMLSWRTRRAAAAARKKRLQDVSGNDNLEMDITVPVPTHFRCPISLDLMKDPVTLSTGITYDRESIEKWVEAGHQTCPVTNQVLLCFDQIPNHSLRKMIQSWCVENRSFGIERIPTPRIPVSPYDVSEICKRIMAATQRGDFKKCKDLVAKIKNWGRESERNKRCIVENGVGCVLSIAFESFAGISMEKHADLLVDILSVLVWMFPFGVEGKLTLGSMNSLRCMLWILKNGDLTAKQTAVLVLKELLSLDQKHVNTLAEIGVIQELVKLIKKPISPSATKASLMVIFYMLSPPSISEKIASTLVELGLVSLIIEILLEGDKGISEKALGVLDHICDSKEGREKAYENALFVPVLFHKILGSDLASNFSVSILWKLCKNDKRKDGGVVAEALELKVGAFQKLLILLQVGCGENTKEKVKELLKLLNLYRTKVDCLGSSMDFRYLKKSY, from the coding sequence ATGATGCTATCTTGGAGAACAAGAAGAGCTGCTGCCGCTGCAAGAAAGAAGAGACTCCAGGATGTCTCCGGCAATGATAACTTGGAGATGGATATCACCGTCCCAGTTCCGACACATTTCCGGTGTCCGATATCTCTAGACTTGATGAAAGACCCTGTTACTTTGTCCACTGGGATCACCTACGATAGAGAAAGCATTGAGAAATGGGTTGAAGCTGGTCATCAGACTTGTCCTGTTACTAATCAAGTCTTGTTATGCTTTGATCAGATACCAAACCATTCCTTGCGCAAGATGATTCAGAGTTGGTGCGTGGAGAATCGTTCTTTCGGCATTGAACGAATCCCGACGCCTAGAATTCCTGTCTCTCCTTATGATGTTTCCGAGATTTGTAAGAGAATTATGGCGGCTACACAACGTGGGGATTTCAAGAAGTGTAAGGATTTAGTTGCAAAGATCAAGAACTGGGGAAGGGAGAGCGAACGTAATAAGCGGTGCATAGTGGAGAATGGAGTTGGTTGTGTTTTGTCAATTGCTTTTGAGTCATTTGCAGGTATATCAATGGAGAAACACGCAGATCTGTTAGTGGATATTTTGTCAGTTCTGGTATGGATGTTTCCATTTGGTGTAGAAGGGAAATTAACGCTAGGATCGATGAATTCTTTACGTTGCATGTTatggattttaaaaaatggagATCTCACAGCTAAACAGACTGCAGTATTAGTACTTAAAGAGCTTCTTTCTTTAGATCAAAAGCATGTAAACACATTGGCCGAGATAGGAGTCATTCAAGAACTAGTGAAGCTGATCAAGAAACCAATTAGCCCTTCTGCTACCAAAGCTTCATTAATGGTAATATTCTACATGTTGTCTCCACCATCAATTAGCGAAAAGATTGCATCCACATTAGTAGAATTGGGTTTAGTCTCATTGATTATAGAGATTCTTCTTGAAGGAGATAAAGGGATATCTGAGAAGGCATTGGGTGTTTTGGACCATATTTGTGATTCAAAAGAAGGAAGAGAAAAGGCATATGAAAATGCTCTATTTGTTCCTGTATTGTTTCACAAGATTTTGGGGTCAGATTTGGCATCAAATTTCTCAGTATCAATTCTTTGGAAGCTCtgcaagaatgacaaaagaaaggaTGGAGGTGTTGTAGCTGAGGCACTTGAACTTAAAGTAGGTGCTTTTCAAAAACTGTTGATTCTATTGCAGGTTGGTTGTGGAGAAAATACAAAGGAGAAGGTTAAAGAGTTGTTGAAATTGTTGAATCTTTATAGAACAAAGGTTGACTGTCTTGGTTCATCAATGGATTTCAGATATCTCAAGAAGTCATACTGA